Proteins co-encoded in one Paraburkholderia terrae genomic window:
- a CDS encoding flagellar hook assembly protein FlgD, with protein MTTQSTIGNNGATVSQTLLDTMNGTGSASSSSSSSSATSGSDLQNTFLQLLIAQMKNQDPTNPMDSSQMTSQLAQINTVTGIAQLNTSLSSLATQLTTNQQTQAASLISATVLAPGDGFSVASGKATGFGVTLANDATDVQVTVKNSAGQIVNTIDLGKQSAGTIPIGWTPVDTAGNALPDGNYTITASGTTANGTTSPATLSAATVQGVIKQPDGTPGLVLSNGKTVGLTSIAAII; from the coding sequence TTGACTACGCAATCCACAATCGGCAACAACGGCGCGACTGTTTCGCAGACGTTGCTCGACACGATGAACGGCACGGGCAGTGCGTCGTCGTCGAGCTCGTCGTCCAGCGCGACGTCGGGCAGCGACCTGCAGAACACGTTCTTGCAGCTGCTCATCGCGCAGATGAAGAACCAGGACCCGACCAATCCGATGGACAGCTCGCAGATGACGTCGCAGCTGGCCCAGATCAATACGGTGACGGGTATCGCGCAGCTGAACACGTCGCTGAGTTCGCTCGCCACGCAACTGACGACCAACCAGCAGACCCAGGCTGCGAGCCTGATCAGCGCGACGGTGCTCGCCCCGGGCGACGGCTTCTCGGTGGCATCGGGCAAGGCGACGGGCTTCGGCGTCACGCTCGCGAACGACGCGACGGACGTGCAGGTCACGGTCAAGAACTCGGCCGGTCAGATCGTCAACACGATCGACCTCGGCAAGCAGTCGGCAGGCACGATTCCTATCGGCTGGACGCCCGTCGACACGGCCGGCAACGCGCTCCCCGACGGCAACTACACGATCACCGCAAGCGGCACGACGGCAAACGGCACGACCAGCCCGGCCACGCTGTCCGCGGCCACGGTGCAGGGTGTGATCAAGCAGCCGGACGGCACGCCGGGCCTCGTCCTCTCGAACGGCAAGACGGTCGGCCTGACGTCGATCGCCGCCATCATCTAA
- the flgC gene encoding flagellar basal body rod protein FlgC: MPSLMNIFNVAGSAMSAQAQRLNVTASNLANADSTTGPDGQPYKAKQVVFAVNPIGGARTGSGQQIGGVQVTGVIDDPTPMKTSYDPGNPAADANGYVQMPNVDPVQEMVNMISASRSYQANVETLNTAKQLMLKTLTIGT, from the coding sequence ATGCCATCCCTGATGAACATTTTCAACGTCGCCGGTTCGGCGATGTCCGCGCAAGCACAACGCCTGAACGTGACGGCGTCGAACCTCGCGAACGCCGACAGTACGACGGGCCCCGACGGCCAGCCGTACAAGGCGAAGCAGGTCGTGTTCGCCGTCAACCCGATCGGCGGCGCGCGCACGGGCTCGGGCCAGCAAATCGGCGGCGTGCAGGTGACGGGCGTCATCGACGACCCGACGCCGATGAAAACGTCCTACGACCCGGGCAACCCGGCCGCTGACGCAAACGGTTACGTCCAGATGCCGAACGTCGACCCGGTGCAGGAAATGGTCAACATGATTTCGGCCTCGCGCTCTTATCAGGCCAACGTCGAAACGCTCAACACCGCGAAACAGCTGATGCTGAAGACGCTCACGATCGGAACCTGA
- a CDS encoding flagellar basal body rod protein FlgB — protein sequence MLDKLDAEFAFGRQALDVRAYRQELLSSNIANSDTPGYKARDVDFASSLAGALKKSGGSTAGASNNAPLAMTQPAGVSQGMSMAATEPGHMTGKARLIPTGGPTDDFGKVAYRIPTQPSLDGNTVDLDAERVQFADNSLHFESGMTVLSQQIKSMLSAITSNG from the coding sequence ATGCTGGACAAACTCGATGCCGAATTTGCCTTTGGCCGCCAGGCGCTCGATGTGCGCGCCTATCGGCAGGAACTGCTTTCGTCGAATATCGCGAACTCCGATACGCCTGGCTACAAGGCGCGCGATGTCGACTTCGCTTCGTCGCTCGCGGGCGCGCTGAAGAAAAGCGGCGGCTCGACGGCGGGTGCCTCGAACAACGCGCCGCTCGCGATGACGCAGCCGGCGGGCGTGTCGCAAGGCATGTCGATGGCCGCGACGGAGCCGGGCCACATGACGGGCAAGGCGCGCCTCATCCCGACGGGCGGCCCGACCGACGACTTCGGCAAGGTTGCCTACCGCATTCCGACGCAGCCTTCGCTCGACGGCAACACGGTCGATCTGGACGCCGAGCGCGTGCAGTTCGCCGACAACTCGCTGCACTTCGAGTCCGGCATGACGGTGCTGTCGCAGCAGATCAAGTCGATGCTGTCGGCGATCACGTCGAACGGTTAA
- the flgA gene encoding flagellar basal body P-ring formation chaperone FlgA — protein MPLPVTASREARRKSTRAARTLSAMALVSACAAASIAHAQENNGPIVIAGPGEKNPADLQALAERINTPAPAAASRASVPAPMVAPATLAANPRSEADRFAQASHADGAIVIPGAGETSAQQAVAAAPANTNAGAPGMMRVSLQPASRQVMPVVVAPAQAVARPTAGVQPIAVNPAAGNAAAAQLRGTAAVPPAAAQPAAPVPAGQQDGESIRRAALAYLQQQSAGLPGKVDISVATVFPRGLAACTTLEPFLPTGARVWGRTTVGVRCSGERPWTLYLQAKVSIHATYFLASRSIAPGELLSASDLIARDGDLTLLPQAVITDPAQAVGSVSLMRVSAGLPLRRDMLKSADSVTIGQSVKVVAQGANFAISAEGSAMNNASPGQPVRVKTANGQIIQGIVKDGGTVVIQL, from the coding sequence ATGCCCTTGCCCGTCACCGCTTCACGCGAAGCTCGCCGTAAGAGCACGCGTGCTGCCCGGACGCTGTCGGCGATGGCGCTGGTCAGCGCTTGCGCGGCCGCATCCATTGCGCATGCGCAAGAGAACAACGGACCGATCGTCATTGCCGGACCCGGTGAGAAAAATCCCGCCGATCTTCAGGCACTGGCCGAGCGGATCAACACGCCTGCGCCCGCCGCTGCGTCGCGCGCCAGTGTCCCCGCGCCGATGGTTGCACCCGCAACGCTCGCCGCGAATCCGCGCAGCGAGGCGGACCGTTTCGCGCAAGCCTCGCATGCGGATGGCGCGATCGTGATTCCGGGCGCGGGTGAGACGTCAGCGCAGCAAGCTGTTGCCGCTGCGCCCGCCAATACGAATGCGGGCGCGCCGGGCATGATGCGCGTGAGCCTGCAACCGGCATCGCGTCAGGTGATGCCGGTGGTGGTCGCGCCGGCTCAGGCCGTCGCGCGACCGACGGCGGGTGTTCAGCCGATCGCGGTGAATCCGGCCGCCGGCAATGCCGCAGCGGCGCAACTTCGCGGCACGGCCGCTGTGCCGCCTGCCGCCGCGCAACCGGCGGCGCCCGTGCCCGCTGGACAGCAGGACGGTGAATCGATCCGCCGCGCCGCGCTTGCGTATTTGCAACAGCAATCAGCGGGATTGCCGGGCAAGGTCGACATCAGCGTCGCGACGGTGTTTCCGCGCGGTCTCGCCGCATGCACGACGCTCGAGCCGTTCCTGCCGACGGGCGCGCGCGTCTGGGGCCGCACGACGGTCGGCGTGCGCTGCTCGGGCGAGCGTCCGTGGACGTTGTATCTGCAGGCCAAGGTGTCGATTCACGCGACCTACTTTCTCGCCTCGCGCTCGATTGCGCCGGGCGAGCTGCTGTCCGCCTCCGATCTCATCGCGCGAGACGGCGATCTGACGCTGCTGCCGCAAGCCGTGATCACTGATCCGGCGCAGGCTGTCGGCTCGGTGTCGCTGATGCGTGTGTCGGCGGGGTTGCCGCTGCGCCGGGACATGCTGAAGAGCGCGGACTCGGTGACGATCGGGCAGTCGGTGAAAGTGGTCGCGCAGGGTGCGAATTTTGCGATTTCGGCGGAAGGCAGCGCGATGAACAATGCGTCGCCGGGCCAGCCGGTGCGGGTGAAGACGGCGAATGGGCAGATCATCCAGGGCATCGTGAAGGACGGCGGAACCGTCGTGATCCAGCTCTGA
- the flgM gene encoding flagellar biosynthesis anti-sigma factor FlgM: protein MKVDSTTHSGLQTLKDGLQRTQQGDAATTGGAGTATSTATGASGDANVNLSGLSSHLHSLASAGSSDIDTAHVESIKSAIKNGTLTIDSGKIADGVLATARDLLQKKSQSSGN, encoded by the coding sequence GTGAAAGTTGATTCCACTACCCATTCAGGCCTGCAGACGTTGAAAGACGGGCTGCAGCGCACGCAGCAAGGCGACGCCGCCACGACGGGCGGCGCAGGTACGGCAACGTCGACGGCCACGGGCGCGTCGGGCGACGCCAATGTGAATTTGTCGGGGCTGTCGTCGCATTTGCACAGCCTCGCGAGCGCCGGTTCGTCGGATATTGACACGGCGCATGTCGAGTCGATCAAGTCGGCGATCAAAAACGGCACGTTGACGATCGACTCCGGCAAGATCGCCGATGGCGTGCTGGCAACGGCACGCGATCTGTTGCAGAAGAAGAGCCAGTCGTCCGGCAACTGA
- a CDS encoding flagella synthesis protein FlgN, whose amino-acid sequence MKDALLATVIDEYSAVELFASVLAAEEKALTTVHPIDTLPPIVEKKMELVERLSTLEKARDSQLSQLGYPGGWKGMELAVAADSRLATQWALLQKAVERARRFNTTNGALIRTRMEYNRRALAALNVAVGPERGALYGPDGRVPAFGM is encoded by the coding sequence ATGAAAGACGCCCTGCTTGCCACCGTCATTGACGAATATTCTGCTGTGGAACTGTTCGCTTCTGTCCTTGCAGCTGAGGAGAAGGCGTTGACCACGGTGCATCCCATCGACACGCTGCCGCCCATCGTCGAAAAGAAGATGGAGTTGGTGGAGCGGCTCTCCACGCTGGAGAAGGCGCGGGATTCGCAGCTTTCGCAGCTGGGTTATCCGGGTGGATGGAAGGGGATGGAGCTGGCTGTTGCTGCGGATTCTCGTCTTGCGACGCAGTGGGCTTTGTTGCAGAAGGCTGTTGAGCGGGCTCGGCGGTTTAATACCACCAACGGTGCTTTGATTCGGACTCGAATGGAGTACAACCGGCGGGCTCTCGCCGCGCTTAATGTTGCCGTTGGGCCCGAGCGGGGCGCGCTTTATGGGCCCGATGGGCGGGTTCCAGCCTTTGGAATGTGA
- a CDS encoding RNA polymerase sigma factor FliA, whose translation MYNAQGKISQAEVLTKYAPLVRRLGLQLVAKMPASVDLDDLIQAGMIGLLDAASRYKEDQGAQFETYASQRIRGAMLDELRSNDWLPRSLRRTSREVESAVHQVEQSLGRSASETEIAEHLKMPLDEYQSMLQDLHGSQLIYYEDFDRSADDEPFLDRYCVDHSDPLSALLDDSLRGALVEAIDRLPEREKLLMSLYYERGLNLREIGAVMEVSESRVCQLHSQAVARLRTRLREQAWASAETS comes from the coding sequence ATGTACAACGCTCAAGGAAAAATTTCGCAAGCCGAGGTTCTGACGAAGTACGCACCGCTGGTGCGCCGTCTCGGTTTGCAGCTCGTGGCGAAGATGCCGGCGAGCGTCGATCTCGACGATCTGATTCAGGCGGGCATGATTGGTCTGCTGGATGCGGCGAGCCGCTACAAGGAAGATCAGGGCGCGCAGTTCGAGACCTACGCGAGCCAGCGGATTCGTGGCGCGATGCTCGATGAGTTGCGCAGCAACGACTGGTTGCCGCGGAGCTTGCGACGCACGTCGCGTGAGGTTGAGTCGGCTGTGCATCAGGTTGAGCAGTCGCTGGGGCGCTCGGCTAGCGAGACCGAGATTGCTGAGCATCTGAAGATGCCGCTCGATGAGTACCAGTCGATGTTGCAGGATCTGCACGGCAGTCAGTTGATCTATTACGAAGACTTTGATCGATCGGCGGATGATGAGCCGTTTCTTGATCGGTACTGTGTTGATCATTCGGATCCGTTGTCGGCATTGCTTGATGACTCGCTGCGCGGGGCTTTGGTTGAGGCGATTGATCGGTTGCCCGAGCGCGAAAAGCTGCTTATGTCTCTCTATTACGAGCGTGGGTTGAATTTGCGGGAGATCGGGGCGGTGATGGAAGTCAGCGAATCGCGGGTTTGTCAGTTGCACTCGCAGGCCGTTGCACGGCTTCGGACTCGCTTGCGCGAGCAGGCATGGGCTTCGGCTGAGACTAGCTGA
- a CDS encoding AAA family ATPase: MDKFVLDQAEGLRRLLARSGSRVIAVAGGSHGVGVTTTVVNLAAALAEQGKDVLVIDESLGERSVSAMLGGVRGAGNVAAVMRGEMTLDEAAGRHALGFAVLNASRGNRESCTREQMGVVLSGPADVVLIDAQVDREGSLSALAMQSHDVMVVTRVAAQAITDAYACMKRLHFAHAIAQFRVLVNHVQSVADAHTAFENLAGVAGRYLAVSLEDAGCVAADPLMARAMELSRCVVDAFPSAPAARDFRHIAAELQYWPMRPAISSRTHGVPPTTVTAAQYADQPSAQHA; encoded by the coding sequence TTGGATAAGTTCGTGCTGGACCAGGCTGAAGGACTGCGGCGTCTGCTTGCGCGCTCCGGCTCGCGGGTCATAGCGGTCGCAGGCGGCTCGCACGGCGTAGGCGTGACGACGACGGTGGTAAATCTCGCCGCCGCGCTCGCCGAGCAGGGCAAGGATGTGCTCGTCATCGACGAAAGTCTCGGCGAGCGTTCGGTGAGCGCGATGCTGGGCGGCGTGCGTGGCGCGGGCAATGTCGCTGCCGTGATGCGCGGCGAGATGACGCTCGACGAAGCGGCGGGACGGCATGCGCTGGGCTTCGCGGTGCTCAATGCGTCGCGCGGCAATCGCGAGAGCTGCACGCGCGAGCAGATGGGCGTGGTGCTGAGTGGACCGGCCGATGTCGTGCTGATCGACGCGCAGGTGGACCGCGAAGGCTCGCTGTCGGCGCTCGCGATGCAGTCGCACGACGTGATGGTGGTGACGCGCGTCGCGGCGCAGGCGATCACCGATGCGTATGCGTGCATGAAGCGTCTGCACTTCGCGCATGCGATCGCGCAGTTCCGCGTGCTGGTGAATCACGTGCAGAGCGTGGCCGACGCGCATACCGCGTTTGAGAACCTGGCAGGCGTGGCGGGGCGTTATCTCGCCGTGTCGCTTGAAGATGCCGGCTGCGTGGCAGCCGATCCTTTGATGGCGCGAGCCATGGAGTTGTCGCGTTGTGTCGTCGATGCATTCCCATCGGCACCTGCTGCGCGCGATTTCCGTCATATCGCAGCCGAACTGCAGTACTGGCCGATGCGGCCAGCGATTTCGTCACGGACGCATGGCGTGCCGCCGACGACCGTAACAGCGGCGCAATACGCCGATCAACCGTCAGCGCAGCACGCGTGA
- the flhF gene encoding flagellar biosynthesis protein FlhF: MNIRKFVGATSRDALRLVREALGSDAVVLSNRTNDDGSVEIVAVADRDLSAITPRSQEGAASQGAGPTATAAGARSMLPSMPVNNPYASGMPDVFSSVFGASPEAGTERTPAASEEKAEPQTASAENAAVESQANPARPTDDVRVDLRSEMPAASAKPAAAAMPDMPARQRTMAETNPWLIDHARRIASKDVVHAANPTMTPAAAMARGLGTPVDAAQEEAKPDWAREAAQLAARRAAQKNNVIPTTSEGAGDINTSRDPRKNAAAADMTPKQAAALTESIKSRLEQMVNETVMQELTSMRGMMEEQFAGLVWADRQRRSPTHAALTRHLFAAGLSAQLVKMVIDNLPDVEGMDEGMEWVKTVLESNVPVMENEDALMERGGVFALMGPTGVGKTTTTAKLAARCVMRFGASKVALLTTDSYRIGGHEQLRIFGKILGVSVHAVKDSADLQLALSELRNKHIVLIDTIGMSQRDRLVSDQIAMLCRAGQPVQRLLLLNATSHGDTLNEVVQAYQNAPDQQPLAGCILTKLDEATNLGSVLDTVIRYKLPVHYVSTGQKVPENLYVATKKFLIKSAFCIPRENSPFVPQDEDVPALLSALSARSTADLHEVRFG; this comes from the coding sequence TTGAACATTCGCAAATTTGTCGGTGCAACGAGTCGCGACGCGCTGCGTCTCGTCCGCGAGGCATTGGGCTCCGATGCAGTCGTGCTGTCCAACCGCACCAACGACGATGGCAGCGTCGAAATCGTCGCCGTCGCCGACCGCGATCTGAGCGCGATCACGCCGCGCAGCCAGGAAGGCGCCGCCAGCCAGGGCGCAGGCCCGACCGCGACGGCCGCCGGCGCACGATCGATGCTCCCCTCGATGCCCGTCAACAACCCGTATGCGAGCGGAATGCCCGACGTGTTCTCGTCGGTGTTCGGCGCAAGCCCCGAAGCAGGCACGGAACGCACGCCCGCCGCGAGCGAAGAGAAGGCCGAGCCGCAAACGGCCTCCGCCGAGAACGCAGCAGTCGAAAGCCAGGCGAACCCCGCGCGCCCAACGGACGACGTGCGCGTCGACCTGCGCAGCGAAATGCCCGCCGCATCGGCGAAACCCGCAGCGGCAGCCATGCCGGACATGCCGGCCCGTCAACGCACGATGGCCGAAACGAACCCCTGGCTGATCGATCACGCGCGTCGCATCGCGTCGAAGGACGTAGTCCACGCAGCCAATCCGACGATGACGCCCGCCGCCGCGATGGCGCGCGGCCTGGGTACGCCCGTCGATGCAGCCCAGGAAGAAGCGAAGCCCGACTGGGCCCGCGAAGCCGCGCAACTCGCCGCACGCCGCGCCGCGCAGAAAAACAACGTGATTCCGACGACGTCGGAAGGCGCGGGCGATATCAACACGTCGCGCGACCCGCGCAAGAACGCAGCCGCCGCCGATATGACGCCGAAGCAGGCCGCCGCGCTGACGGAATCGATCAAGTCGCGGCTCGAGCAGATGGTCAACGAGACCGTGATGCAGGAACTCACTTCCATGCGCGGCATGATGGAAGAGCAGTTCGCGGGCCTCGTGTGGGCCGATCGCCAGCGCCGCAGTCCGACGCACGCAGCCTTGACGCGGCACCTGTTCGCGGCTGGCCTCTCGGCGCAGCTCGTGAAGATGGTGATCGACAACCTGCCCGACGTCGAAGGAATGGACGAGGGCATGGAGTGGGTCAAGACGGTGCTTGAATCGAACGTGCCCGTGATGGAGAACGAAGACGCGCTGATGGAGCGCGGCGGTGTGTTCGCGCTGATGGGCCCGACGGGCGTCGGCAAGACCACGACCACGGCCAAGCTCGCCGCGCGTTGCGTGATGCGCTTCGGCGCCAGCAAGGTCGCGCTCCTCACCACCGACAGCTACCGGATCGGCGGCCACGAGCAACTGCGTATCTTCGGCAAGATTCTGGGTGTGTCGGTGCATGCCGTGAAGGACAGCGCCGACCTGCAGCTCGCGCTCTCGGAACTGCGCAACAAACACATCGTGCTGATCGACACGATCGGCATGAGCCAGCGTGATCGCCTGGTTTCGGATCAGATCGCGATGCTGTGCCGCGCCGGTCAGCCCGTGCAGCGCCTGCTGCTGCTGAACGCGACGAGCCACGGCGACACGCTGAATGAAGTCGTGCAGGCATATCAGAATGCCCCGGACCAGCAGCCGCTCGCCGGCTGCATCCTGACCAAGCTCGACGAAGCGACCAACCTGGGCAGCGTGCTCGACACGGTGATCCGCTACAAGCTGCCCGTTCACTATGTGTCGACGGGACAGAAGGTGCCGGAGAACCTGTACGTCGCGACCAAGAAATTCCTGATCAAGAGCGCTTTCTGCATTCCGCGCGAGAACTCGCCGTTCGTCCCACAGGACGAGGATGTGCCGGCGCTGCTGTCGGCCCTGTCGGCCCGTTCGACCGCCGATCTGCACGAGGTTCGCTTTGGATAA
- the flhA gene encoding flagellar biosynthesis protein FlhA — protein MNARAGFLSRRPDALSGTNLRALAGPLLICMILGMMILPLPPFLLDLLFTFNIALSIMVLLVSMYTMKPLDFAAFPSVLLFSTLLRLSLNVASTRIVLLEGHTGPGAAGAVIEAFGHFLVGGNFAVGIVVFVILMVINFMVITKGAGRIAEVSARFTLDAMPGKQMSIDADLNAGMINEDQARKRRLEVGQEAEFYGSMDGASKFVRGDAIAGLLIMVINILGGLIVGVVQHGMDFADAGKTYTLLTIGDGLVAQIPSLVISTAAGVIVSRVATDEDIGTQLTGQLFTNPRVLMITGAILVLMGLIPGMPHFAFLLLGGGAIQLARVMKKRATQSKTSTALAEVAPQALTPTEGSEASWDDVTMIDALGLEVGYRLIPLVDKNSDGELLKRIKNIRKKFAQEIGFLPPVIHIRDNLELRPNGYRIALKGVEVGVGEAYPGQWLAINPGQVTAALPGTPTTDPAFGLPAIWIDTNLREQAQVYGYTVVDSSTVVATHLNHLVVTHAAELLGRQEVQALIERMQKDAAPLVDDVVPKMLPVATLQKVLQNLLEEGVPIRDMRTILEALSEHGSKITDPHDLTAAVRLSLGRAITQQWFPGNGDIQVMGLDAHLERLLTQALATGANPGLEPGLANTLLMETQKAMTRQQNMGLSPVMLVQHSLRAMLARFLRRSLPSLKVLSYAEVPDTRHVRVVNVIGT, from the coding sequence ATGAACGCGCGGGCGGGTTTCCTTTCACGACGGCCGGACGCGCTGAGCGGCACGAACTTGCGGGCGCTGGCGGGCCCGTTGCTGATCTGCATGATCCTCGGCATGATGATTCTGCCGTTGCCGCCGTTCCTGCTGGATCTGCTGTTCACGTTCAACATCGCGCTGTCGATCATGGTGCTGCTCGTCAGCATGTACACCATGAAGCCGCTCGACTTCGCGGCTTTCCCGAGCGTGCTGCTGTTCTCGACGCTGCTGCGGCTGTCGCTGAACGTCGCGTCGACGCGTATCGTGCTGCTCGAAGGTCACACCGGCCCGGGCGCGGCGGGTGCGGTGATCGAGGCATTCGGCCACTTCCTCGTGGGCGGCAACTTCGCGGTCGGTATCGTCGTGTTCGTGATCCTGATGGTGATCAACTTCATGGTGATCACGAAGGGCGCGGGGCGTATCGCGGAAGTGTCCGCGCGCTTCACGCTGGACGCGATGCCCGGCAAGCAGATGTCGATCGACGCCGACCTGAACGCCGGCATGATCAACGAGGACCAGGCCCGCAAGCGCCGTCTGGAAGTCGGGCAGGAAGCCGAGTTCTACGGCTCGATGGACGGCGCGAGCAAGTTCGTGCGCGGCGATGCGATTGCCGGTCTGCTGATCATGGTGATCAATATTCTCGGCGGGCTGATCGTCGGGGTCGTGCAGCACGGCATGGACTTCGCAGACGCGGGCAAGACCTACACGCTGCTGACCATCGGTGACGGCCTCGTCGCGCAGATTCCGTCGCTGGTGATTTCGACGGCGGCGGGCGTGATCGTGTCGCGCGTGGCGACCGACGAAGACATCGGCACGCAGTTGACGGGCCAGCTCTTCACGAACCCGCGCGTGCTGATGATCACGGGCGCGATCCTCGTGCTGATGGGTCTGATCCCCGGCATGCCGCACTTTGCGTTTCTGCTGCTGGGCGGCGGCGCGATCCAGCTTGCTCGCGTGATGAAGAAGCGCGCGACGCAGAGCAAGACGTCGACGGCCCTCGCCGAAGTCGCGCCGCAGGCGCTCACGCCGACGGAAGGCTCGGAAGCCAGCTGGGACGACGTGACGATGATCGACGCGCTGGGGCTGGAAGTGGGCTATCGGCTGATTCCGCTTGTCGACAAGAACTCGGATGGCGAACTGCTCAAGCGCATCAAGAACATCCGCAAGAAGTTCGCGCAGGAAATTGGCTTCTTGCCGCCCGTTATTCATATTCGCGACAACCTGGAGTTGCGGCCGAACGGCTACCGGATCGCGCTGAAGGGTGTGGAAGTGGGTGTCGGCGAGGCGTATCCGGGGCAGTGGCTCGCGATCAATCCTGGGCAGGTGACGGCCGCGCTGCCCGGCACGCCGACCACCGATCCTGCGTTTGGGCTGCCCGCAATCTGGATCGATACGAATCTCCGTGAGCAGGCGCAGGTGTACGGCTACACCGTGGTCGACTCGAGCACTGTGGTCGCGACGCACCTGAATCACCTCGTTGTCACGCACGCGGCGGAGCTGCTCGGCCGTCAGGAAGTGCAGGCGCTGATCGAGCGGATGCAGAAGGATGCCGCGCCGCTGGTGGATGATGTCGTGCCGAAGATGTTGCCTGTTGCTACGTTGCAGAAGGTGCTGCAGAACCTGCTCGAAGAGGGGGTGCCGATTCGCGATATGCGGACGATTCTCGAGGCGCTGTCGGAGCATGGGTCCAAGATTACCGATCCGCATGACCTGACGGCTGCTGTGCGGCTTTCGCTTGGGCGCGCGATTACGCAGCAGTGGTTCCCTGGCAATGGGGATATCCAGGTCATGGGGCTTGATGCGCATCTGGAGCGGCTTTTGACTCAGGCGCTCGCGACGGGGGCGAATCCGGGGCTTGAGCCGGGGCTCGCTAATACGCTTTTGATGGAAACGCAGAAGGCGATGACTCGGCAGCAGAATATGGGGCTCTCGCCGGTGATGCTTGTGCAGCATTCGCTGCGCGCGATGTTAGCCAGGTTTTTGCGGCGTAGTTTGCCGTCGTTGAAGGTGCTTTCTTATGCGGAAGTGCCGGATACGCGGCATGTGCGAGTGGTCAATGTGATTGGAACGTAA
- the flhB gene encoding flagellar biosynthesis protein FlhB, which produces MAEDSDLEKTESATPRRLEKAREEGQVARSRELATFALVAAGFLGAWGMSGMIGEHVQTMLRTAFTFNHDTVFDTKRALTSAGTVAREGGFVLLPLLVMTGLAALLAPMALGGWLLSTKSLSPNFGRLNPVAGLGRIFSINGVIQLGMSLAKILVVAVIAATAIWHRRDDMLALGTQPLHVALSNAGHLVAVCCAMTVAGMFVIAALDVPYQLWSFHKKLRMTKEEVKREHRESEGDPHVKARLRTQQRAMARRRMMANVPKADVVVTNPTHFAVALQYTDGEMGAPKVVAKGVNLVAARIRELAVENNVPLLEAPPLARALYHNVELNREIPGALYGAVAEVLAWVYQLRRFKEDGGVAPVAPKDLEVPAELDKGGVSDDDADQEAADSLGGDNQSNGVSA; this is translated from the coding sequence TTGGCAGAGGATAGCGACCTCGAAAAAACCGAATCAGCCACTCCCCGGCGCCTGGAAAAGGCGCGGGAGGAGGGGCAGGTTGCGCGTTCGCGGGAGCTGGCGACGTTCGCGCTCGTCGCGGCCGGGTTTCTCGGCGCGTGGGGCATGTCCGGCATGATCGGCGAGCACGTGCAGACGATGCTGCGCACGGCCTTCACGTTCAACCACGACACGGTCTTTGACACGAAGCGCGCGCTGACGAGTGCAGGCACCGTGGCGCGCGAGGGCGGCTTCGTGCTGCTGCCGCTGCTCGTGATGACGGGCCTCGCCGCGCTGCTTGCGCCGATGGCGCTCGGCGGCTGGCTGCTGTCGACCAAATCGCTGTCGCCGAACTTCGGGCGGCTGAACCCCGTCGCGGGCCTTGGCCGCATCTTTTCGATCAACGGCGTGATCCAGCTCGGCATGTCGCTGGCGAAGATCCTCGTCGTCGCCGTGATCGCCGCGACGGCGATCTGGCACCGGCGTGATGACATGCTCGCGCTCGGGACACAGCCGCTGCACGTCGCGCTGTCGAACGCCGGGCATCTGGTTGCCGTGTGCTGCGCGATGACAGTCGCAGGCATGTTCGTGATCGCCGCGCTCGACGTGCCGTATCAACTGTGGAGCTTTCACAAGAAGCTGCGCATGACGAAGGAAGAAGTGAAGCGCGAACACCGCGAAAGCGAAGGCGATCCGCACGTGAAGGCGCGCCTGCGTACGCAGCAACGCGCGATGGCGCGGCGCCGGATGATGGCGAACGTGCCGAAGGCGGATGTCGTCGTGACCAACCCGACGCACTTCGCGGTCGCGCTGCAATACACGGACGGCGAAATGGGTGCGCCGAAGGTGGTGGCGAAGGGTGTGAACCTGGTGGCCGCGCGCATCCGCGAACTGGCCGTCGAGAACAACGTGCCGCTGCTCGAAGCGCCGCCGCTCGCGCGGGCGCTGTATCACAACGTCGAATTGAATCGGGAGATTCCGGGCGCGCTGTACGGCGCCGTCGCGGAAGTGCTCGCGTGGGTCTATCAACTGCGCCGCTTCAAGGAAGACGGCGGCGTCGCGCCTGTCGCACCGAAGGATCTCGAAGTGCCTGCGGAACTGGACAAGGGCGGCGTGTCGGACGACGACGCCGACCAGGAAGCTGCCGATTCGCTCGGCGGCGACAATCAAAGTAATGGAGTATCAGCATGA